The Nicotiana tomentosiformis chromosome 2, ASM39032v3, whole genome shotgun sequence genome includes the window AGCTTCACTATCCCATGTACTATTGGTAGTTATGTtgttgctaaagcattgtgtgacttgggagccagcataaacttgatgctcTTGGCAATCTATACGAAACTGGGCATTGGCAGAGCTAGACCGACCTTAATATTGCTGCAACTAGCTGATCGCACAGGCAAAAGACCGACAAGAATTTTTGATGATGTGCTTGTACAAGTGGGGAAATTTGTATTTCCTACagactttgttattcttgattgtcaggtGGATGAAGAGATACCCATCATTCTGGGAAGTCCATTCTTAGCCACTAGGAGAACATTAATTGATTGTGAGAttggagagttgaaaatgaggttgaacaatgaagaaataatattcaacgttCAACAATCCATGAGGAGACCCAGTGAATTTGCAAACTACTCACTAGTGGAGGCCATATATGTGATACTGCAAGAAGAGGATGAGACCCTTAATGTCAAGGATCCACTAGAAGCCTacttgatgaatttggaagagatggacgGTGAAGGGTTGGCAGAGTAGGTCATGGCTCTCGAAGGTCAAGGATTCTGGAAAAGGGAACCTCAGTTCGATCCCCTACGCTTAGAAGAGAGAGCAACACCACCTGCAAAaccatcaatagaggagccaccacagcTGGACCTGAAACCGCTTCCAGCccacctcaggtatgctttcttggggACTAATTCTACTTtgcctattattatatcatctggtttGCTAGCTGTGCAGGTAGAGCAACTATTGAAGGTATTGCAAGAATGTAAGACTGTCATTGGTTGGACCATGGCAGACATAAAGGGTATCAGCtcagccttttgcatgcataagattctTCTGGAAGGGGGGCACAAACCTTCTAGGGAACATTAACGACGTCTGAACCCAAATATgaaggaagtgatcaagtggctggatgtgggtatcatcttccccatcttTGACAGCCACTAGGTCAGTCCTGTCCAATGTGTGCCGAAAAAAAGAGGAATGACGGTCGTACAAAATGAGAATAACgagttgatctcgactcgtaTAGTCACGGGGTGGCGGATTTTCATGGACTATCGGAAACTGAACATAGCCACTCGAAAGGACCATTTCCCATtgcctttcattgaccaaatgttggacaggTTAGCTGGGCGGTCCCACTTCTAtttcttggatggatattcgAGGTATAACCAGATCTTAATAGCCCCGGAAGACAGAGAGAACAtcattcacttgtccatatggcatcTTTTTCTTTCGGAGAATGCCCTTTGGACTTTGCAATGTACCGGCTACATTCCAGCGGtgcatgttagccattttcactgacatggtggaggatattatggaggtgtttatggatgatttctccgtagtgggggattcattcgaagatcgtcttcacaatttaagaagagtgctcaaaagatgtgtggagacaaatttggtgctgaattgggaaaagtgccattttatggtataAGAAGGAATAGTtttggggcatcgagtgtccagtaagGGAATTGAGGTCGACCATGCTAAAGTTGATGTGATTGAGAAATTTCCATCGCCCACTTCGGTCAAGGCagtgagaagtttccttgggcacgccgggttctacaggcaattcataaaagatttttccaaaattgctaaccctttatgtaaacttcttgaaaaggatcagccctttgtgttttctaatgattgcaggttggcatttgaggagctgaagaagagactGATAACTACACCCATCATtgttgcacccaactgggagcaaccattcgagctcatgtgcgacgccagtgattatgctataggagcagtcttgGGGCAGCGAAAAGACAAGATGATGCACCCGATTTACTATGCAAGTAGGACGCTCAGCGGTGCAAAACTCAATTACAATGTAACAGAAAAGAAAATGCTGGCTGTAGTGTTTGCCTTCGACAAATTTAGGTCGTACTTAATTGGTTCAAAagttattatttatactgaccatgcagcaattaggtacttgatagcaaagaaggagtcaaagccatgCTTGATTCgctgggttcttttgctacaagaattcgatCTGAAAATTTGTGACAGAATGGGGACAGACAATCAAGTGGCAGACTACCTCTCAAGATTCGAAGGAGCTGAAAAGAGAAAGGAGGTTGAAGACATAACAGagacattcccggatgaacagttacttgttgtgacaatggaggagacgcactggtatgctgatattgctaactatttagcaagcggtattgtaccttatgaactctcctcaattcaaaagaaaaagttcttctaCGACTGTCGAGCCTTTTATTGGGATGAACCTCTATTGTTTAAAATATGtgtagataacatgatccggaggtgtatccccgagaaagatcaaccttctattttgcaggcttgccatgcttcaccatatggtggacacTTTGGAGGAATTCGGACAGCAGCAAAAGTGTTGGAATCGGGATTGTATTGGCATACTctattcaaggatgcccatgcttggGTCAAAAGTTGCGATGAATGCCAAAGGATAGGCAACATATCTCGCCGTCACGAGATGCTGATGACaacaattcaagaggtggaggtTTTTGACGTTTGGGGAATCGACTTTATGGGGCCGTTCATCAGCTCGTATGGTAACAAATATATATTGGTAGCGGTTGACTATGTCTCCAAGTGGGTCAAAGCAGTGGCTCTCCCAACCAATGATGCAAAAGGGATAACAAGTTTCCTAAAGAAaaaacatcttcacacgttttggcaccCCGAGAGCTATAATTAGTGATAGTGGAACCTATTTTTGCAATAGAGCATTCGCACGTCTgttggaaaagtatggagttTGCCACAAAGTAGCCATACCGTACCACCCACAGATGAGCGGGCAAGTTGTAGTGTCCAGTAGAGAAATTAAAAGTGTCCTGACAAAGACAGTGAATGCAACAAGGACCAATTGGGCgaagaagctggatgatgcattatgggcataccgcacagcattcaaaactccaattggtatgtcaccgtacaagttggtgtttggaaaggcgTGCCACCTTTCGGTAGAGCTCGAACATAAAGCACTTTGGGTACTGCGGCAGCTGAATCTGGATATAGAGACCGCAGGCACTAGCTGAGTCACTGAGTTACATGAGCTCGAGGAATTCAGGTTCCAGGCTTTTGAAAATGCCAGATTatacaaagtaaagatgaaaaTGATCCATGATAAGCACATCTTATATCGGAACTTCAAGCCCGGAGATCTAGTATTGTTATACAACTTGAGATTGAAGTTGTTTCCGGGTAAAGTTGAAGTCCAGATGGTCAGGACCCTTCAGAGTGGTGCAAGTGTTCTCAAGCGAAGCTATGGAGATTGTATCCGAAGATGGGACATACAAGTTCACGGTAAATGGacaaaggttgaaacattaccttggaatGGTCGAAGAGAAAGGGGATAGAGTGGTGATAACTTTGGAAGAGCCCCAGTACGCGAACGAGGAGTGATAATGAAAGCCTGCGtcatgccgcgatgttaaatcaggcgtttcctgggaggcaacccatggtttgTTGTAAATCGTCGTGCTGCGACGTTAACTTAGGCACTTTTTAGGAGGCAGCCCATTATTGTTCTTAATTTGTTtgttgtaattgattttgaaTGACTTTGACCGACCTACTAGTGTGCAAGGCAAAGATCACACGCATCGGAAGTATTCGGGGGGCGAAATTAACCCAAGACTAGGTAAAAACAAAATACGGCAAACATAAAATTGGCTGGAGACGGAGATCCGCGACCGCGGATTGGGCCACGGATTGAACCGCAGATTTAGGCATGTGTTCTACCCCCCCCGTCCGCTGCCGCGGATTAGACCGCGGATTGGGCTGCGGATTTTGGGACCCCCTCTGCCCAGAATCCACGGCCGCGGATTGGGGCGCGGAAGCTCGGGCTTGTCCAGgtaagtttttttattttaatcccCCACCCCCTTCTTTTCCTTAACCCAAACCCTCACTTCccccacttctcttcttccctTCCTAAGTCTAAGAACCCAAACCcctcatccccccccccccacttctcttcttcccCCTAACCTCAAGAACCCAAACCCCTCACTCCCCACccccacttctcttcttccctCCCTAACCTCAAGAACCCAAACCCTTCCTTTCCCCTATATTTTCCTTTTAACACAAGACTCTTCTCCTTCCTTCTCTTCTCCACTCAACCGATCTCCAACCTCCGTTCTTCTCAAGATCTCCAAGTAAGTACATGATTTTATtcctctttcttagtattttatttttattttattttccttttctgtaTAGGGTAGAAAAATCATAGGTACTTTTGTTTGGGATTTGGATTCTGGTTTATATGTGGTATATGAAGGCTATTTGAATTGATTAATTTGGAGGAAGCCATTGTTGGGTTTGATTGGGTCTTTGGATGACTTGGGAGTACATATGTACATTACCTGTTTGTTGATTTGCCTTAATGAGTGTTGAAGATAAATTGTGACCAATTATgcgagtgaagtctgagtaaccacCATTGGGATATATATTCCTCTATCCACTGATAGTAGTATTTATTGTGTAGGTAAAATGCAACCCTCAAGGAAGAGGCACGCTACCGGGGCCTCATCAAGTGGTCATGGAAGATCATCTCGGGGACGGGCACAGACCAATGCAACTCAATTTGATCGTACCAGGTTTGTCTCCAGAGCTGCCCAAGACCGTTTCAGTTTGAAGGCCACTAAAAACCCTGTACCGAAAAGGGGTATTGATAGGCCGTCCCTCCAGGATGAATGCCCTAATATGTATCGGAAGTTGATCAGGCGCAGATTGGACAGCTTTTTTGAAGAGCCAGAGGAGGGTAACTTGATGCTTgttcgggagttctatgccaactgcCCCGAACATGAGGATAGAATATGCATTGTGCGACACACGAGGGTGAATGCCTCGTTAGAAGCCATCAGGAGAGTGTATCGATTGCCTGAATTCAATGGGGAGGAAGATTTCTATGATACTTACAGGAGAGAACCCATTACATGGAACAGCTTTTTCAGAACTATCTGTGCACCAGACAAAGAGGTAGTGTGGGTTGTGCCGGGATCGAAGCTACACTCTTcctcactcacttttgaaggaaaATGCTGGTTGTACATCATCAACAGTCGCTTACTGCCCGCCCACAACACCACAGAGGTAAATGGTCCGAGAGAAGCCTTGATATGGTGCTTCGTGAATGGCCACTACTTCGATGTGGCCAAGGTTATTCAGTCTGAGATGTTCGTTCGTTCAACACAGAAGAGGTATGGGTTATTTTTCCCCTCTCTGATCACTAGATTGTGCCGGGCAGCAAGGGTGCCTGAGAACTCAAATGCGGATGGCATggtaaagaaagaagcaaagttcCGGGCAGACAAAGTGACCATCGGGAAAGACCCGGTGGCACCAGGAGCAGCTCATAGTGACGATTCTAATGCGTCAGAAGAGGGTGACGAAGGGCAGAAGGAGGTTGAACCTGCCTCAACCCCACAGGAACAAACTGCAGTGGCTGAAGGACCATCCCAGGTCAGACGGAGCACGCGAATGACAGCCCTAGAACAAGACATGACAGGACTGCGCACTTCCGTCACAGAATTGGGGACCAGAGTTGATGCTTTGGCAACCCAAAATGCGAAGTCAGAAAAGAAAATCATGGGTTGGCTGCGTGCGCTGGGGAGAGCATGTCATCTCGACCCTGGCACTATCTCCGATCAAGACTGATCCACCAGGGAAGTTCCTTTACCTCTCATTACATTACTTTGTatgacatggggacatgccatctttttaagtgtggggtgggggatactttGTTGTATGTAGATAGTTTCGTACTTTAATTGTATAAATCAATTTTGACTTTGCGCAATGATAGATATCATTCGACGagtttcttgagggactaaagtcgaaagaaaaaaaaaagattttcttttgtagtagtgtatcaattcccccttggtttttcttcaaaccatgattctttttcaagggttttgtttgaaccgggtgtagttaactttttatttttttttagttagGAACTTATGGGCTATGAGCAGAATTAAAATAGGAAGCCTTATTTGATTTCGTAATGCCTTGAATATAGCGGTTACTTTAGTGTGACGCTTGGGCTCATTTGTTGACTCTTGTAAGAAGGCCTTAAAATGTATGTTCTTAATTTGGCTGAAATACCCTGATCTGAGTGTTTGATGATCTAATCtggaatgagtcatgtgccatgtgtgtgtgaggcttgTTATATTTTGTGCACAATATTTAACtcctagaacttgccctgtgtgtttgcaaagcgaaatggtagtcttgtttagtctgggaagtgatataggcatttctttattgaaccatatatatacatactccacccacctatttgctatgtatcatagttaacctcgttgagcctgtaatcctatttcctTGGCAACCAGATTACAAGCCCtatcccttgtttgaattgaccatctttttGAATCATTTATCTCTCGTAAGCACTGGAAATACTATGAATTTACAAAGgataaagtgtggggtagttgatggagcttttgagtggaactagaaaataaggagaaaggtaaaTCTTCTTGGAAAAGACCActtggaaaaaaaaagaagaaaaaaagagaagaacatTGTTAATAGTGTATCATGTTGATTGGTAATAAATATTTGGTGGCTTTTAAGATTATTGTGCTCAAAGAAGAAGTGTGGGGTGGTATATTTGgtgttaaaaaaaataaaaatattggtttaacttaggtgtggacttgattgtaaaataaatgtattaaagtgcttagggaggtatagttactattatatatccaaatatatcctacccaaccTACAACCTACATTAcatccaaataaagtcctacttgatcctagactgagtgagctcaattagtagagtcgtacactacgggcaagcctatagtgcattttctgtggcacaagaatgtcatttctgagggtgagtgaattctgtTCCTTTTAAAGTTCCTCAATGTGTGTGAATTTTACTGATTGTGAAATGAGTCTCTTTTGTGTGTGAATTCTGGACCTTTGATATAGAGTAAGTAAGCCAGTTAGGAACATTACGTGGCTAGagggagtcaactcttgaggtgtagatgttgcactaatgtactcaatttatgtgaaatattcttggtgtgacgagTAGGAAAGTCGCTCAGTAAAGCCTCTtagagtgtagtttgattgctcggggacgagcaatggttgaagtgtggggtattgatagtaggctatattcatgcaatttagacactacttacactctaatttagccgcactttattgatatttgaatgctaaaagataacaaaatgctctaattaagaatttgatgctttgcaggagctactccgagctaggagggagctaacgagtgttttggagtcaacatggaatgtgaaagggcaatcgaaggttagcccggtcgaaaaggagcgagaaaagcaagcgaaatgacccctccaggtgcgcggccgcggagTGGGCCGTGAACTGGTCCGCGAACTCAAGGCAGTGAGGCAGTCCAAATCCGCAGTCGGATCCGCGGtcgaatccgcggccgcggacgggcggacgaaagccaaacacacaaggttaattatgtaatttcctaggagactaacctaaacctatatgaaacctAAACTCGCTCAGAAGTGGGAGAGGGCtattttttagaagattttagaggcaagaacgAGGGGAAGAAAACGGATAAATTCCTAAGAGTTTCATCTTCTTCTTGATACTTCTATTtattgattatgaattattttagtgatttattttccattagcatgagtagctaaatctgttatctagggttgatggaaccaattgttggatgaagtcttgactctattttgttataattgagccgtgtttattctatgattgttcaattacgtattgtattgtggttaattgaaagggccctcgattaatcgtgtctattcaccttgtgttgcttgagaaagaacacttggttagattgttattgaacaacaccactttgggggaagttaagagattaattacttgaatttaaaagtggggttagaaataatgaagctttggtgggatgattctgagttgcataaattgttaactagagtagttcgagagaatgcttctagtaaattatcgtaattgatcgaaaggtaattacggta containing:
- the LOC104106453 gene encoding uncharacterized protein — translated: MEMLRQIQLNIPLMDALREMPGYAKMMKDLMSRKFDFQDLSTVTLTQTCSAVVTRPMAQKVSDPSSFTIPCTIGSYVVAKALCDLGASINLMLLAIYTKLGIGRARPTLILLQLADRTGKRPTRIFDDVLVQVGKFVFPTDFVILDCQVDEEIPIILGSPFLATRRTLIDCEIGELKMRLNNEEIIFNVQQSMRRPSEFANYSLVEAIYVILQEEDETLNVKDPLEAYLMNLEEMDGEGLAE